The Methyloterricola oryzae genome contains a region encoding:
- a CDS encoding D-amino acid aminotransferase: MTQIVYLNGDFLPIESAKISVLDRGFLFGDGVYEVIPVYGGKPFRLAEHLQRLENSLEGIRMESPLATSDWEAIFARLVDGTEDQSIYLQVTRGAPPKRDHAFPKNTPPTVFAMCTPIAPIPASGVCAITVPDIRWQWCHIKAITLLANVLQRQQAVDAGCAEAILVRDGQAIEGAASNLFVVSGGTIVTPPKGNDILPGITRDLTVEIAHANGIPCEERPISLNELRAASEVWVTSSTREILPVVMLDQSPVGDGAPGPVWQRMNSLYQEHKLRLRQGL; the protein is encoded by the coding sequence ATGACCCAGATTGTCTACCTCAACGGCGATTTCCTTCCCATCGAGTCAGCAAAGATTTCGGTGCTCGACCGCGGCTTCCTGTTTGGTGACGGCGTGTACGAAGTCATCCCGGTCTACGGGGGCAAACCCTTTCGCCTGGCGGAACATCTGCAGCGGCTGGAGAACAGCCTGGAAGGCATACGCATGGAATCCCCCCTGGCGACCTCGGACTGGGAGGCAATCTTTGCCCGTCTGGTCGACGGCACCGAGGACCAGTCGATCTATCTGCAGGTAACCCGGGGCGCGCCGCCGAAGCGCGATCACGCATTTCCCAAGAACACGCCGCCGACCGTGTTCGCCATGTGCACGCCCATCGCGCCTATTCCAGCCTCCGGGGTCTGCGCCATTACCGTGCCGGACATACGCTGGCAGTGGTGTCACATCAAGGCGATCACGCTGTTGGCGAACGTGCTACAGCGGCAACAGGCGGTGGATGCCGGCTGCGCGGAAGCCATCCTGGTGCGCGACGGCCAGGCGATAGAAGGTGCGGCCAGCAATTTGTTCGTGGTTTCCGGCGGCACTATCGTCACCCCACCCAAGGGCAACGACATCTTGCCCGGCATCACCCGCGACCTAACCGTGGAAATTGCCCACGCAAATGGTATTCCCTGCGAGGAAAGGCCCATATCACTGAATGAACTCCGGGCCGCCAGCGAGGTCTGGGTAACCAGTTCCACCCGCGAAATCCTGCCCGTGGTCATGCTCGACCAGAGCCCCGTGGGCGACGGCGCGCCTGGGCCTGTCTGGCAGCGCATGAACAGCCTCTACCAGGAACACAAGCTGCGTCTGCGCCAGGGCCTATGA
- the mgtE gene encoding magnesium transporter, with protein sequence MDQNTTPTEDLLRQHLDEVVELLNKQKLEETIVHQQSMPRQDLVETLLHKRHQVALKQKLDDLHAADVAYILEALPLEPRLTVWNLVKSELDGQILLDVSDAVRQTLISDMDTEELLTATEQLDTDEIADLAPDLPEEVLQEILESLNDQGRAQLESVLAHEEDTVAALMDFSMVTIRDDISLGVVLRYLRRRGDLPEHTDKLFVVDERNILKGVLPLKRLLVNSPEYRVNDVMAKEVVSFRLRDEAGDAARAFERYDLLTAPVVDDEGKLQGRLRVDAIVDYIRQQSAEDMLTQAGLLEEEDLFSGIWKSLKNRWFWLGINLITAFLSTRVIGLFESTIAHIVALASLMPIVAGIGGNTGTQTSTLIVRSLALDLISGANVRKLLVKELLIALLNGTVWGSLIGLVAYLIYHDGQLGVVMSIAMMLNLLVAAMMGLAIPLLRYRLRLDPAVGTSVLLTAITDSMGFFIFLGLATLFLL encoded by the coding sequence ATGGACCAGAACACCACGCCTACCGAAGATCTGCTCAGGCAACACCTCGACGAGGTGGTCGAGCTGCTGAACAAGCAAAAGCTTGAGGAAACCATCGTACACCAGCAGTCCATGCCGAGGCAGGACCTGGTCGAAACCCTCCTGCACAAGCGCCACCAGGTGGCGCTCAAGCAAAAGCTGGACGATCTCCATGCGGCGGACGTGGCATACATCCTCGAGGCACTGCCGCTCGAACCGCGCCTGACCGTGTGGAATCTGGTCAAATCCGAGCTGGATGGCCAGATCCTGCTGGACGTTTCCGATGCGGTGCGCCAGACGCTCATTTCGGACATGGACACCGAGGAGCTGCTGACCGCCACCGAGCAGCTGGACACCGACGAGATTGCCGACCTCGCGCCGGACCTGCCCGAGGAAGTACTCCAGGAGATTCTGGAATCCCTCAATGATCAGGGCAGGGCACAGCTCGAGTCGGTCCTGGCCCATGAGGAAGATACGGTTGCCGCCCTCATGGATTTCAGCATGGTGACCATCCGCGACGACATTTCCCTGGGAGTCGTCCTGCGCTATCTGCGCCGGCGCGGCGACCTGCCGGAGCACACCGACAAGCTGTTCGTGGTGGACGAGCGCAATATTCTCAAGGGTGTTCTGCCGCTGAAGCGCTTGCTGGTCAATAGCCCGGAGTACCGCGTCAACGACGTCATGGCCAAGGAAGTGGTCAGCTTCCGCCTGCGCGACGAGGCCGGCGACGCCGCCCGCGCCTTCGAGCGTTACGATCTGCTGACCGCCCCGGTTGTAGACGATGAGGGCAAGCTTCAAGGGCGTCTGCGTGTGGACGCCATCGTCGACTACATCCGACAGCAGTCCGCCGAGGACATGCTGACTCAGGCGGGTCTGCTGGAAGAAGAAGACCTTTTCTCCGGCATCTGGAAAAGTCTCAAGAACCGCTGGTTTTGGTTGGGAATCAACCTGATCACGGCCTTTCTGAGCACCCGCGTCATCGGCTTGTTCGAAAGCACCATCGCGCATATCGTCGCCCTGGCCTCGCTGATGCCCATCGTCGCCGGCATCGGCGGCAACACAGGGACACAGACCAGCACCCTGATCGTACGTTCGCTGGCGCTCGATTTGATCAGCGGTGCCAACGTGCGCAAGCTGCTCGTCAAGGAACTCCTCATCGCCCTGCTCAACGGAACGGTCTGGGGCTCCCTGATCGGCCTGGTGGCCTATCTGATTTATCACGACGGGCAACTGGGCGTGGTCATGTCCATCGCCATGATGCTGAATCTGCTGGTGGCCGCCATGATGGGCTTGGCCATCCCGCTCCTGCGTTACCGGTTGCGGCTGGACCCCGCCGTTGGCACTAGTGTCCTGCTCACGGCGATCACCGACAGCATGGGCTTCTTCATCTTCCTGGGACTCGCTACCCTGTTCTTGCTGTAA
- a CDS encoding HP0495 family protein, which produces MTKESGRPLLEFPCEFPIKVFGSGSEDFAQRVAAIVRRHAPDLPDTAVASRSSKGGRYLAVTVNLHARSQEQLDAIYRELSSSPDIVMVL; this is translated from the coding sequence ATGACCAAGGAGAGCGGACGGCCACTGCTGGAATTTCCCTGCGAGTTTCCCATCAAAGTCTTCGGTAGCGGAAGCGAAGACTTTGCACAACGGGTGGCGGCGATCGTGCGGCGGCATGCGCCGGACCTGCCCGACACGGCGGTAGCGAGCCGTTCCAGCAAGGGTGGACGATATCTGGCGGTGACCGTGAACCTGCACGCTCGCAGCCAGGAACAGCTCGACGCCATCTACCGGGAGCTGAGTTCAAGTCCGGATATCGTCATGGTGTTATGA
- a CDS encoding D-alanyl-D-alanine carboxypeptidase family protein: MRSFVPVLLFTLLTLARPTHSADPIQIPAPPEVGAKAYLLMDFNSGRVLAEKDADQRLEPASLTKIMTAYVVFTELAKGNLKLDDMVTVSEKAWRTEGSRMFAQVGAQIPVESLLKGMIVQSGNDASVALAEHVAGDEAVFAQMMNQNAERLGMKNTHYKNSMGLPDPEHYTTARDLAVLTRTMIEEFPEYYKWHSIKEFLYNNIKQVNRNRLLWRDPTVDGVKTGHTSTAGFCLVTSALRDNMRLISVVLGTNSDNERANANQALLNYGFRFFETRPLYKANEKLAEARVWKGEITELPLGLTRDFYVTYPRGQYQNLKASMEIGNSVTAPVEKGAKLGQIKVALNDQPVAETDLVAMQAVGEGGIFRRAIDSVRLYFK, translated from the coding sequence ATGCGCTCATTTGTTCCCGTACTGCTCTTCACCCTGCTCACCCTTGCCCGCCCCACCCATTCCGCCGATCCGATCCAGATTCCCGCTCCCCCGGAAGTGGGAGCCAAGGCCTACCTGCTGATGGACTTCAACAGTGGCCGCGTCCTGGCGGAGAAGGATGCCGACCAGCGTCTGGAGCCGGCCAGCCTGACCAAGATCATGACCGCCTACGTGGTGTTTACTGAACTGGCCAAGGGCAATCTCAAGCTGGACGACATGGTGACCGTGAGCGAAAAGGCCTGGCGTACCGAAGGTTCGCGGATGTTCGCACAGGTGGGCGCGCAGATTCCGGTCGAGAGTCTGCTCAAAGGCATGATCGTGCAGTCGGGCAATGATGCCAGCGTGGCCCTGGCCGAGCACGTGGCGGGCGATGAGGCCGTGTTCGCGCAGATGATGAATCAAAATGCCGAACGCCTGGGGATGAAGAACACCCATTACAAGAACAGCATGGGCCTGCCCGATCCGGAGCACTACACCACAGCGCGCGACCTGGCGGTGCTGACCCGGACCATGATCGAGGAGTTTCCCGAGTATTACAAATGGCATTCCATCAAGGAGTTCCTGTACAACAACATCAAGCAGGTGAACCGTAACCGGCTGCTGTGGCGTGACCCGACCGTCGACGGAGTCAAGACCGGCCACACCTCGACCGCCGGCTTCTGCCTGGTCACCTCGGCGCTGCGCGACAACATGCGCCTGATCTCCGTGGTGCTGGGCACCAATAGCGACAACGAAAGAGCGAACGCCAATCAGGCCTTGCTCAATTACGGGTTCCGCTTCTTTGAAACACGCCCGCTTTACAAGGCCAATGAGAAGCTGGCGGAAGCGCGGGTGTGGAAGGGGGAAATCACCGAACTCCCGCTGGGCTTGACCCGCGATTTCTACGTGACCTATCCGCGCGGCCAATACCAGAACCTCAAGGCCTCCATGGAGATCGGTAATTCCGTCACCGCGCCGGTGGAAAAAGGCGCGAAGCTGGGCCAGATCAAGGTCGCCCTCAACGACCAGCCCGTGGCCGAAACCGACCTGGTCGCCATGCAAGCGGTTGGCGAAGGCGGCATTTTCCGGCGAGCCATCGATTCCGTCCGCCTGTACTTCAAATAA
- a CDS encoding DUF11 domain-containing protein, with protein MTTHNRCNTTMIAGLATALLATGAATCMAEEAIVIGSWCDGSVGPACDAAFRVDLATGQRTLLSAYSEADAQRDALAGNAQSAESRNRGGTFWNGVAVSAAGTIYVMAAEHPDPVLRESLYSIDPATGDRQLLSPLADPSFGPTIGGRGTSFTRLVATPGGRLLIHENSAGGVIIAIDPISGKRSLFSDPSDSNQGPAFTYFLGLDPQGGLFATETGVSASASLLEINPETGRRSIVSQVPAGTVVPNNALGCGAGPEFAEGGLKGASNLLFCSDQFNVDQLRFNLDTVNTETGERRLLSDFGATSQGPVLGMPRAQVWAQDGRLLVLDDGNANTAGLGGIQAIDPATGARSLLSNFADTGQGPLIYFAKSFAVGLPSRTATPGKPQGPIAAEGLSQSESQDPVLVGQSYTYTLSFTNKGATQANKVKLTDVLSAKARLESVVASQGACKGKTKVVCKLDSLAAGNTWTVEIKLTARKQGVYRNKVQVTFTAQVAGSRKPKRFRAVAQETTNVLR; from the coding sequence ATGACAACACACAACCGCTGCAACACCACCATGATCGCCGGCCTGGCCACGGCGCTGCTCGCGACGGGCGCGGCCACATGCATGGCTGAAGAAGCCATCGTCATCGGTTCCTGGTGCGACGGATCCGTTGGCCCGGCGTGCGATGCGGCGTTTCGGGTGGATCTCGCCACCGGACAACGGACCCTGCTCAGCGCCTATAGCGAGGCGGATGCACAACGCGACGCCTTAGCCGGCAATGCCCAGTCGGCAGAATCACGCAACCGTGGCGGCACGTTTTGGAACGGTGTCGCCGTGTCTGCGGCTGGCACGATCTATGTCATGGCGGCAGAGCATCCCGACCCTGTACTACGGGAATCGCTCTACAGCATTGACCCGGCCACTGGCGACCGGCAGCTGCTCAGCCCATTAGCCGACCCCTCATTCGGGCCGACAATCGGCGGCCGAGGCACCTCATTTACGCGCCTTGTGGCCACGCCAGGGGGACGCCTCCTGATCCACGAAAACTCGGCGGGTGGCGTCATCATCGCCATAGACCCGATAAGCGGCAAGAGAAGCCTTTTCAGCGATCCGTCCGACTCGAATCAAGGCCCTGCATTCACCTATTTCCTGGGACTTGACCCGCAAGGCGGCCTTTTCGCCACCGAAACGGGTGTCTCGGCCAGCGCGTCCCTGCTGGAGATCAATCCCGAGACGGGGCGCCGTTCCATCGTCTCTCAGGTGCCTGCCGGGACTGTGGTTCCGAACAACGCCTTGGGGTGCGGGGCCGGCCCCGAGTTTGCGGAGGGCGGCTTGAAAGGCGCTTCCAATCTGCTCTTTTGCTCCGATCAATTCAATGTAGACCAGCTGCGTTTCAACCTCGACACGGTGAATACGGAAACCGGCGAACGCCGCCTGCTGAGCGATTTCGGTGCCACATCCCAGGGGCCTGTGCTTGGCATGCCCCGTGCCCAGGTTTGGGCCCAGGACGGCAGGCTATTGGTCCTGGACGACGGTAATGCCAACACGGCGGGATTGGGCGGCATCCAGGCCATCGATCCGGCCACCGGGGCGCGCAGCTTGCTCAGCAATTTCGCTGACACTGGACAAGGCCCCCTGATCTACTTCGCCAAATCCTTCGCCGTTGGTTTGCCTTCCAGAACCGCAACACCCGGCAAGCCTCAGGGTCCCATCGCCGCCGAGGGTCTAAGCCAGTCCGAATCCCAGGATCCGGTCTTGGTGGGCCAAAGCTATACCTACACCCTGAGCTTCACCAATAAAGGCGCCACTCAAGCCAATAAGGTCAAGCTGACCGACGTCCTGTCCGCGAAAGCCCGGCTGGAATCCGTTGTGGCCAGCCAGGGCGCCTGCAAAGGGAAAACCAAAGTGGTGTGCAAGCTGGACAGCCTCGCAGCCGGAAACACGTGGACAGTGGAGATCAAGCTCACCGCGCGCAAGCAGGGCGTCTATCGCAACAAAGTCCAGGTGACCTTTACGGCACAGGTGGCAGGCTCCAGAAAACCGAAGCGTTTTCGGGCTGTCGCCCAGGAAACCACCAACGTTCTGCGTTAA